A window of Sebastes umbrosus isolate fSebUmb1 chromosome 3, fSebUmb1.pri, whole genome shotgun sequence contains these coding sequences:
- the cbx8b gene encoding chromobox protein homolog 8b: MELSAVGERVFAAESIIKRRIRKGRIEYLVKWKGWSPKYSTWEPEENILDSRLFVAFEQRERERELYGPKKRGPKPKTFLLKAQAKVKAKSYEFRADAVRGMHITYPSPEPVVTPRAREGLRAVVPTIFPPSTVNRGESVRVRPPQLSPREYQQPSLQQAGPDGLIHVPKKRGPKPKPRFKDGSCIPAAFEAHKRRTEEQVSHSPHKLAKLQGGEEMRLIKVAHRHPEIHGHKQHHHHHHHHHHHQAHNRGISSGSSYKQLYSDRSLHPHRTDMDTHRTKDSSTYLAPVHFKHQSKMSQSPGRPAELPQMEKPYFLDRPSPTRLDIDLDEVTWRPSVGNVEKVLVTDVTTNFLTVTIKESSTSKGFFKDKR; this comes from the exons ATGGAGCTGTCTGCTGTCGGGGAGAGAGTGTTCGCTGCTGAGTCCATCATCAAGAGGAGGATCAGGAAG GGTCGGATTGAATACCTGGTCAAATGGAAGGGCTGGTCTCCAAA ATACAGCACCTGGGAACCGGAGGAGAACATCCTGGACTCCCGCCTGTTCGTCGCGTTTGAGCAGAG GGAGCGTGAACGGGAGCTGTACGGGCCCAAAAAGAGAGGACCCAAACCCAAAACCTTTCTGCTCAAG GCTCAGGCTAAAGTTAAAGCCAAGTCCTATGAGTTCAGGGCTGATGCGGTCCGAGGGATGCACATCACCTACCCGAGCCCAGAGCCGGTGGTCACCCCCAGGGCCAGAGAAGGCCTGAGAGCCGTCGTTCCCACCATCTTCCCACCCAGCACAGTCAACCGTGGAGAAAGCGTACGCGTCCGACCGCCACAACTGAGCCCCCGTGAGTACCAGCAGCCTTCCCTTCAGCAAGCCGGTCCAGACGGACTCATCCACGTACCCAAAAAAAGAGGGCCGAAGCCTAAGCCCCGCTTCAAGGACGGCAGCTGCATCCCTGCGGCCTTTGAAGCCCACAAGAGGAGAACGGAGGAGCAGGTGAGCCACAGCCCTCACAAACTGGCCAAGCTCCAGGGAGGTGAAGAGATGAGGCTGATCAAAGTGGCCCACAGACATCCAGAGATCCACGGTCACAAAcaacaccaccatcaccaccaccaccaccatcaccaccaagCACACAACCGGGGAATCTCCAGCGGAAGCTCCTACAAGCAGCTCTACTCCGACCGCAGCCTGCATCCACACAGAAcagacatggacacacacaggaCTAAGGACAGCTCCACCTACCTGGCGCCTGTACACTTCAAGCACCAGTCCAAAATGAGCCAGAGCCCGGGTCGCCCCGCCGAGCTTCCACAGATGGAGAAGCCTTACTTCTTGGACAGGCCGTCCCCGACCAGGCTCGACATCGACTTGGATGAAGTGACGTGGAGGCCCTCCGTCGGCAACGTGGAGAAGGTCTTGGTGACGGACGTGACCACCAACTTCCTGACTGTCACCATCAAGGAGAGCAGCACTTCTAAAGGCTTCTTCAAGGACAAAAGATGA
- the c3h17orf67 gene encoding uncharacterized protein C17orf67 homolog — translation MKTLVVFLLCLVLLTTYTDANPIIKESFAKQLLRSKRQEQPMKAGHPDEPMREHLLHMQALDQRAQETNLEHWLNPHCYPRCDRNYGHPV, via the exons ATGAAGACGCTGGTGGTGTTTTTGCTCTGCCTGGTCCTGCTGACCACGTACACAG atGCCAACCCTATTATCAAGGAGAGCTTCGCTAAGCAGCTGCTCCGCAGCAAGAGGCAGGAACAGCCAATGAAGGCCGGCCACCCTGATGAGCCAATGAGG GAGCATCTGCTCCACATGCAGGCCCTGGATCAGAGGGCCCAGGAGACCAACCTGGAGCACTGGCTGAATCCCCACTGCTACCCTCGCTGTGACAGGAACTACGGACACCCCGTCTGA